The Pseudalkalibacillus hwajinpoensis DNA window AACTGCTGTGGTCATCGATAATCCAGATATTGCTGTTGGAAACATGCTTGGAAGTAACGTGTTTAATCTATTAATTCTTGCTGTTGTGGACCTGCTCTATCGCAGGCGCCGACTATTTCAGAAGGTAAACACAAAAGCAAATGTCCCTTCCGCTCTTTTTGGACTTCTGTTCCTGATTATTCTAATCGTCTCACTTTTAATACCTGGTTCCATCGAAATCTTTGGCGTTGGTATCGAGATGTTTGTCATTGTTCTCCTATATGTTCTTTCGATGCGATACATTTCAGAAGATGATTCAGAACAGGAAGGCGTTCTAACAAAAGATTACTCACTTCGAACAGCAGTGATTGGATTTATTGTCGCTGCCCTGGTTGTCTTTGCATCAGGTAGTGTCTTATCCATTGCAGGTGATCGTCTTGCAGAAGCAACTGGAATGAACGCAAGCTTTGTCGGAAGCTTTCTGATCGCTGCTTCAACTTCTTTACCAGAGCTTGTGACGGTACTCGCTGCTTTCAAACTAGCAAACTATAACATGGCGATTGGCTCCATTCTCGGAAGCAACTTGTTTAACATTCAGCTGCTTGCTTTAACCGATGCGCTTTACCGCGATGGTGCCATCCTCGCAGCCGTTGATACGTCACACATCTTTATTGCGTTCCTTGGACTACTAATGACCATTGTAATTATGTACTTGCTCCTTCGTCCAGCAACGGTTCGCAGCCAGTGGCGCTATGCAGCACCATCTATTGTCATGGCATTACTTTATGTTGTCGTTTCATATGTGTTGTTCTAACGATAAGACGTGCGGATTCTTTCCAGCACGTCTTTTTTATTGCACATCGTTATTTATATAATAGGTTTACGAATCATAAGTAAAAAAGTTCCATTTCCTTTTATGAAAAGATTAAAACAGAGAAGCGAAATTCGCTTCTCTGTTTCATAAACTGATTCACAATCAATCCCAGAACCCACCATCAGAATGGATAATCTGTCCCGTTACCCACTTAGCTGCATCGCTCGTAAGAAAAGCTACAAGACGAGCGGCATCTTCAGGGGTTCCAATCCGTCCCATTGGAAATTTAGGTTTTAGAAAA harbors:
- a CDS encoding sodium:calcium antiporter gives rise to the protein MIVLVFLLAAAVVVVAAIYLNQFGDVISKKSSLSGAVVGTFLIAGATSLPELTTSLTAVVIDNPDIAVGNMLGSNVFNLLILAVVDLLYRRRRLFQKVNTKANVPSALFGLLFLIILIVSLLIPGSIEIFGVGIEMFVIVLLYVLSMRYISEDDSEQEGVLTKDYSLRTAVIGFIVAALVVFASGSVLSIAGDRLAEATGMNASFVGSFLIAASTSLPELVTVLAAFKLANYNMAIGSILGSNLFNIQLLALTDALYRDGAILAAVDTSHIFIAFLGLLMTIVIMYLLLRPATVRSQWRYAAPSIVMALLYVVVSYVLF